ggtCTGTTGCAAATGTTTCACTACGCATTCCCCAGGGCCGGCCTGGGCAATTTGTTGCGTTCTTCGCAGAAATTCATAACTGAAATACTAAAACTAGACACTTCTTGTATGTTTGTGAAGCCACAATCCGAGGAGATGATCCGCTGTGAAATCTTCAAGTTCAGGGACCAAATCTCTTTCGCAAAGCCGACATCATCTCCATTTTTGGCTTGCTTGCTTGATGTCTATATAGTTCGTTTAAAATAGTATGAGATAACGAAAACCTTTGATGAAGACATGGTGTTTTGGTCAGATTATTGTATAGGATTAGATGAAGTGCTTATCCTGCTGTAGTGGTTAAGTTTTTCTTCTGACAAACTAATTTGGTTTACATTGGGTTTCTATGGCAATAAACGTGGTTGaccaacaatattttttttgatatatctgcttatttctttttatattgaTTTGTGATTGTAACACTAGAAATTACAGCAATAAGAGATCAAGAGTA
This genomic stretch from Brassica napus cultivar Da-Ae chromosome C9, Da-Ae, whole genome shotgun sequence harbors:
- the LOC111209460 gene encoding general transcription and DNA repair factor IIH subunit TFB5-like, with protein sequence MVNPIKGISISCDVPIAQFITHLDNLLRSSQKFITEILKLDTSCMFVKPQSEEMIRCEIFKFRDQISFAKPTSSPFLACLLDVYIVRLK